Proteins from one Oncorhynchus masou masou isolate Uvic2021 chromosome 12, UVic_Omas_1.1, whole genome shotgun sequence genomic window:
- the LOC135549867 gene encoding hepatoma-derived growth factor-like: protein MPRSNRQKEYKPGDLVFAKMKGYPHWPARINELPEGVVKSPSNKYQVFFFGTHETAFLGPKDLFPYEEGKEKFGKPTKRKGFSEGLWEIENNPTVIHEPAGYEPAKKETPAEGAVEEGGAQKGDAEGSSDEDEGTLVIDEKNDKGVAKRKAGGSSESSPKRPKDTEGKGDSKVDSKKSDTELKLNDKAGHKPTELSSAPVESKPPTEGQLTSEKPVMDSA, encoded by the exons ATGCCGAGGTCGAATAGGCAAAAAGAATATAAGCCTGGAGATCTCGTGTTTGCGAAAATGAAGGGTTATCCACATTGGCCCGCGAGG ATTAACGAGTTACCCGAAGGAGTGGTCAAGTCCCCCTCCAACAAGTACCAAGTGTTCTTCTTTGGGACACATGAGAC GGCATTCCTGGGTCCCAAGGACCTGTTCCCTTATGAGGAGGGCAAGGAGAAGTTTGGCAAGCCCACCAAGAGGAAAGGCTTCAGCGAGGGTCTCTGGGAAATTGAGAACAACCCTACAGTGATACACGAACCTGCGGGCTATGAG CCAGCAAAGAAGGAGACTCCAGCAGAGGGGGCGGTGGAGGAAGGAGGGGCACAAAAGGGGGATGCAGAAGGAAGCAGTGACGAGGACGAAGGGACCCTCGTCATCGATGAGAAGAATGACAAGGGAGTGGCCAAGAGGAAAGCTGGGGGTTCCAGCGAG AGCTCTCCTAAACGACCTAAGGACACAGAGGGCAAAGGTGACTCGAAGGTGGATAGTAAGAAGTCTGACACTGAGCTGAAGCTTAATGACAAGGCAGGGCATAAGCCCACTGAGCTGTCTTCTGCGCCGGTTGAATCAAAACCACCGACAGAGGGCCAACTAACATCAGAGAAG CCTGTGATGGACAGTGCTTAA